A genomic window from Streptomyces sp. NBC_00234 includes:
- a CDS encoding phospholipid carrier-dependent glycosyltransferase, with translation MMALVSRIASASASTTRRAGIRVPMVVVVAGAVFALTAVLRLVSIGSSADIFTDEVLYRDIGHNTVVHGYPYEGGSPFFLHPPGFFYLLAGWEYAFGFESNAIMSVYDMRVLNALLAAGTAAALTVVVARASRSWQAAAAAGALFAVDAFCIRQNGRVLLETSMMLPAIAGFAVLLPLFWRPLPARARLRAVCAGLLFGMSVITKDWAVFVTVLPVFLAMVMGWGPPRRLLLGIVGMSAVPYAVYVAVVALGGQLSWFLEVKSQGIQRLLGVVQETGFNSAKSPSVVSRLTDEAPTYAATYLVLTVGLIALAILLRWGNPAERLIGLLNLSGGCALAYAVLFGTLEEHYLYLLLVPSVMSVAVAVPLVLRRRNRRTARVVRRFAVTLLVVLLGISGTSYVTGRAEPDDGYAKLRAYLAAHLPAGSSITVVDGTPYFASTGQGRTSGLQDLYRVGRWVTPQARAEAGVRYVVVPWKEVREGYTFLTVGETRRLIGQGDLVFSFEGRTYDTLALYRMPPPGPSVSPESQARTP, from the coding sequence ATGATGGCTCTGGTGTCACGGATCGCGTCGGCTTCGGCGTCGACGACCCGGCGAGCCGGCATCCGGGTTCCGATGGTCGTGGTGGTCGCCGGCGCCGTATTCGCCCTCACGGCGGTGCTGCGACTGGTGAGCATCGGCAGTTCGGCGGATATCTTCACCGACGAGGTGCTCTACCGGGACATCGGCCACAACACCGTGGTCCATGGATATCCCTATGAAGGAGGGAGCCCGTTCTTCCTGCACCCGCCGGGCTTCTTCTACCTCCTGGCCGGATGGGAATACGCTTTCGGCTTCGAGTCCAACGCCATCATGTCGGTCTACGACATGCGGGTCCTCAACGCACTGCTCGCCGCCGGTACGGCCGCGGCGCTGACGGTTGTGGTGGCCCGGGCGTCACGATCGTGGCAGGCGGCAGCCGCAGCCGGAGCGCTGTTCGCCGTCGACGCCTTCTGTATTCGCCAGAACGGCCGGGTGCTGCTGGAAACCTCCATGATGCTGCCCGCGATCGCGGGGTTCGCGGTGCTGCTTCCACTGTTCTGGCGTCCGTTGCCGGCAAGGGCACGGCTGCGGGCGGTGTGCGCGGGTCTTCTCTTCGGCATGTCCGTCATCACCAAGGACTGGGCGGTGTTCGTCACTGTGCTGCCCGTGTTCCTGGCCATGGTGATGGGCTGGGGACCACCGCGCCGGCTGCTGCTCGGGATCGTGGGAATGAGCGCCGTGCCGTACGCCGTCTATGTGGCCGTCGTGGCGCTCGGCGGACAGCTGAGCTGGTTCCTGGAGGTGAAGAGCCAGGGAATCCAACGGCTGCTGGGTGTGGTCCAGGAGACCGGCTTCAACTCGGCGAAGTCTCCTTCCGTGGTGTCCCGGCTCACGGACGAAGCGCCTACCTACGCCGCCACGTACCTCGTGCTGACGGTCGGCCTGATCGCGCTGGCCATCCTTCTGCGCTGGGGCAATCCCGCCGAGCGCCTGATAGGGCTGCTGAATCTGTCGGGGGGCTGCGCTCTCGCCTACGCGGTGCTCTTCGGCACGCTCGAGGAGCACTACCTCTACCTGCTGTTGGTGCCCAGCGTGATGTCGGTGGCGGTGGCCGTCCCGCTCGTGCTGAGGCGCCGCAACCGCCGCACGGCGCGAGTCGTACGCCGGTTCGCCGTGACCCTTCTCGTGGTGCTGCTCGGAATCTCCGGCACGTCCTACGTCACGGGAAGGGCCGAGCCGGACGACGGCTACGCGAAGCTGAGAGCTTATCTGGCGGCGCACCTGCCTGCGGGAAGCTCGATCACCGTCGTCGACGGGACGCCCTACTTCGCTTCGACCGGGCAAGGGAGAACCAGCGGTCTGCAGGATCTCTACCGCGTGGGCAGGTGGGTCACACCGCAGGCCCGAGCCGAGGCGGGGGTCCGGTACGTGGTCGTTCCCTGGAAGGAAGTCAGGGAGGGCTACACCTTCCTGACGGTCGGTGAGACACGGCGGCTGATCGGGCAGGGCGACCTGGTGTTCTCCTTCGAGGGGCGGACCTACGACACCCTCGCTCTCTACCGCATGCCCCCGCCGGGCCCGTCCGTCTCTCCCGAAAGCCAGGCGAGGACGCCATGA
- a CDS encoding PIG-L deacetylase family protein codes for MTADPLTTAIAQGIPLIVLSPHLDDAVLSCGALLSHARQHVPVNVTTLFTEGSPPPYTLSARRYLHQTGAHDAEELYAARRAEDRAVLQEMGVAWRHTGLMEGLFRRKSGWAPDGPRRVSRLLPELAHVYPNYRLHLAAGRISRHDSGVLGRIAKTLDEQAPPSEPYLVLAPLAIGGHVDHLLVRTAAELSRRPVVYYSDFPYNQHHAVGADFTGRNALVETAWQRGLDGKAALIQGYRTQADAMFPDGRIPLVPEIYLCPGGPQ; via the coding sequence ATGACCGCTGATCCACTGACCACCGCGATCGCGCAGGGAATCCCACTCATCGTGCTGTCGCCCCATCTCGACGACGCCGTCCTGTCCTGCGGAGCACTGCTGTCGCATGCCCGGCAGCATGTACCGGTCAACGTCACGACTCTGTTCACCGAAGGCTCCCCGCCGCCGTACACCCTGTCGGCGCGCCGCTATCTCCACCAGACCGGGGCGCACGACGCAGAGGAGCTGTACGCCGCACGGCGAGCCGAGGACCGGGCGGTGCTTCAGGAGATGGGGGTCGCCTGGCGGCACACCGGACTGATGGAAGGACTGTTCCGCCGCAAGTCCGGCTGGGCACCCGACGGTCCCCGTCGGGTGAGCAGGCTCCTGCCCGAGCTGGCCCACGTCTATCCGAACTACCGTCTCCACCTCGCCGCGGGCCGTATTTCCCGCCACGACAGCGGCGTACTGGGCCGTATCGCCAAGACCCTGGACGAGCAGGCCCCGCCGTCCGAGCCGTATCTGGTGCTGGCACCGCTGGCCATCGGCGGGCATGTCGACCATCTGCTCGTCCGCACGGCCGCCGAGCTGAGCCGCCGCCCCGTCGTGTACTACAGCGACTTCCCGTACAACCAGCATCACGCAGTGGGCGCCGACTTCACCGGGCGCAACGCTCTTGTGGAGACCGCTTGGCAGCGCGGGCTCGACGGTAAGGCCGCTTTGATCCAGGGCTACCGCACCCAGGCCGATGCGATGTTCCCCGATGGGCGCATCCCGCTCGTACCCGAGATCTATCTGTGTCCAGGAGGCCCGCAATGA
- a CDS encoding glycosyltransferase family 4 protein: MMRAWRDAVRARFTRPRAGVLRSDPGTVSARKRVVISTFDDTGNDAYRGGGAVVIDKVARRLSEEFDVTVLTAARRGVTEVRGGLRRRYLPVCWAGPRVGQLLFQAVLPVMARRIPHDAWLESFTPPFTTSFLPLFTRAPVVGISQCRSGELIWEKYRIPAFIVERLGLRFYRDLVVLNEADAVDTRRYSPRAAVHVIENGVDPQVIDDDREFGSGTYIVCLGRVDVKLKGLELLLAAYEKAAPSMPLLLVGHGTPAEERKLAALLATTDRNVRWVGYAAGARKHRLLADSAFMVMPSRREAFGLVALEGMSYGKPVLHFELPCLRWMSGKGNVGVPPFDVERLADQIARLASDARTRQRLGRQAYLASQQYTWERMTGRYLTLVRQLSNSETAGPAGGAP, encoded by the coding sequence ATGATGCGTGCATGGCGCGACGCCGTACGGGCCCGGTTCACCCGCCCACGCGCCGGTGTTCTGCGCTCGGATCCCGGCACCGTGTCCGCACGCAAGCGCGTGGTGATATCGACCTTCGACGACACCGGTAACGATGCCTACCGAGGCGGAGGGGCCGTCGTCATCGACAAGGTGGCACGCAGGCTGTCCGAAGAGTTCGACGTGACCGTCCTCACCGCCGCCCGGCGCGGCGTTACCGAAGTGCGTGGCGGGCTTCGCCGCCGATACCTGCCGGTGTGCTGGGCCGGACCACGGGTCGGCCAGTTGTTGTTCCAGGCGGTACTTCCCGTCATGGCCCGGCGGATACCCCATGACGCATGGCTGGAGAGCTTCACCCCGCCGTTCACGACGAGCTTCCTCCCCCTCTTCACCAGGGCACCGGTCGTCGGGATCAGCCAGTGCCGGAGCGGTGAGTTGATCTGGGAGAAGTACCGCATACCGGCATTCATCGTGGAGCGCCTCGGTCTCCGGTTCTACCGCGACCTCGTCGTCCTCAATGAAGCCGATGCCGTCGACACACGGCGCTACAGCCCGAGAGCCGCGGTGCACGTGATCGAGAACGGCGTCGATCCGCAGGTTATCGACGACGACCGTGAATTCGGCAGCGGCACGTACATCGTCTGTCTGGGCCGCGTCGACGTTAAGTTGAAAGGTCTGGAACTGTTGCTGGCCGCATACGAGAAGGCCGCACCGTCCATGCCGTTGCTGCTCGTCGGCCACGGAACCCCCGCCGAGGAACGGAAGCTGGCCGCACTGCTGGCGACAACGGACCGGAACGTCCGCTGGGTCGGCTACGCCGCCGGAGCCCGTAAGCATCGGCTGCTGGCGGACAGCGCCTTCATGGTCATGCCCTCGCGGCGGGAGGCGTTCGGACTGGTCGCGCTCGAGGGCATGTCGTACGGCAAGCCGGTTCTGCACTTCGAACTGCCCTGCCTGCGCTGGATGTCGGGCAAGGGAAACGTCGGAGTGCCGCCCTTCGACGTGGAACGCCTCGCCGATCAGATCGCTCGCCTGGCCTCGGACGCACGCACGCGTCAACGGCTGGGCCGTCAGGCATATCTGGCATCGCAGCAGTACACCTGGGAGAGGATGACCGGCCGGTATCTGACACTCGTGCGGCAGCTGTCGAATTCGGAGACGGCGGGCCCGGCAGGAGGTGCGCCATGA
- a CDS encoding lipopolysaccharide biosynthesis protein — MTADGTTTTERPVRPARTDDVTAVHGARWITAGSLAVGVLNYGYALLLTRLLDADAYAVFAAGAGLVQCAATVAVVAIPWVLAQALVRATSQAERANAIRFAVVFAVAGGILAGGIVAAVAAQFAGTATTGVLAGVTLLIYVTRVTNGWLQGTERMGTLACVITSEAVLKLAVGVLLVSSLGLADTGALAACGIAVLPFLIWWPYRTRGGDRRWLDFTANRDLWRRALELGSIQGMVALMAAVDVVVVALLATDGTEAASFQASVMLGRAPLFVAGAISVAFFPALSRRRRGTPLAGSAVRMYLIVALPVTVVCATAPEAVITTVFPSEYSMMGSLLLFAAVSGFAIGGINLASTFFQAVNDRSCLRRQAAGLLVFVAALLAGWHIGGVLGLAIGGACGSVAALLLLVHRLVRTHGLRVFPRIPLVEPALVTGALLLLRPLPVMWLIAATATGVLAGVRFFRQRADANTQLPDAVADQERTDSS; from the coding sequence GTGACCGCCGACGGCACGACCACCACCGAGCGCCCGGTGCGACCGGCGCGTACGGACGATGTCACAGCGGTGCACGGGGCACGTTGGATCACGGCCGGCTCACTGGCCGTGGGAGTACTCAACTACGGTTACGCCCTGCTGCTCACCCGGTTGCTGGACGCCGACGCCTACGCGGTGTTCGCGGCGGGAGCGGGCTTGGTGCAGTGCGCGGCGACGGTGGCTGTCGTGGCCATCCCCTGGGTGCTGGCCCAGGCTCTCGTCCGTGCGACGTCACAGGCCGAGCGCGCGAACGCGATCCGGTTCGCCGTCGTGTTCGCGGTGGCGGGCGGCATTCTGGCGGGAGGAATCGTGGCCGCCGTTGCCGCACAGTTCGCCGGTACGGCCACCACAGGGGTACTGGCGGGCGTCACCCTGCTCATCTACGTCACCAGGGTCACCAACGGATGGCTTCAGGGCACCGAGCGGATGGGGACCCTCGCGTGTGTGATCACGAGCGAAGCGGTCCTCAAACTCGCCGTCGGGGTGCTCCTGGTGTCCTCGCTCGGACTCGCCGACACCGGCGCTCTGGCCGCCTGCGGCATCGCCGTACTGCCGTTCCTGATCTGGTGGCCCTACCGGACCCGCGGTGGTGACCGGCGGTGGCTCGACTTCACCGCCAACCGCGATCTGTGGCGACGGGCTCTGGAACTGGGCTCCATACAGGGCATGGTGGCGCTGATGGCCGCGGTCGACGTGGTCGTGGTCGCGCTGCTGGCCACCGACGGGACGGAGGCCGCGAGCTTTCAGGCCAGCGTGATGCTGGGCCGTGCGCCCCTGTTCGTGGCCGGCGCCATCTCGGTGGCGTTCTTCCCCGCCCTGTCACGGCGACGCCGGGGGACACCGCTGGCAGGCAGCGCCGTACGGATGTATCTCATCGTCGCCCTGCCGGTGACCGTCGTCTGCGCCACGGCTCCCGAAGCCGTCATTACCACTGTGTTCCCGTCCGAGTACTCGATGATGGGCTCCCTGTTGTTGTTCGCGGCGGTGTCCGGGTTCGCGATCGGCGGCATCAATCTCGCTTCCACCTTCTTCCAGGCGGTCAACGACCGCTCGTGCCTGCGCCGGCAGGCCGCCGGGCTGCTCGTCTTCGTCGCGGCCCTGCTGGCGGGCTGGCACATCGGCGGAGTGCTGGGGCTGGCGATCGGCGGAGCCTGCGGATCAGTGGCGGCGCTCCTCCTGCTCGTGCACAGGCTGGTCCGGACACATGGCCTCCGCGTGTTCCCCCGTATACCGCTCGTCGAGCCGGCCCTCGTCACGGGCGCACTGCTGTTGCTCCGGCCCCTTCCCGTGATGTGGCTGATTGCCGCGACGGCGACCGGAGTTCTGGCCGGGGTGCGGTTCTTCCGCCAACGGGCCGATGCGAACACCCAACTGCCGGACGCCGTCGCGGACCAGGAGAGGACTGACTCCTCATGA
- a CDS encoding glycosyltransferase family 4 protein gives MTALDQLAHADVLFLNWRDPSHPQAGGAEAYCFEIARRFSDAGAHLTLFSARHPGSAPSSRWQGMRIVRGGGTFGVYPAAARHLLSHRHAYDAVVDFQNGIPFFSPLFTPRWTAGICVIHHVHQDQFDLRFQWPLNVAGRLMEKQLSRRVYRGRPMVVVSPSTRECTRRELGFENPIYIVPNGSPHLAPPPITRSATPSLAVVSRLVPQKRVDLLIGALPELLRRHPDIRLDVGGAGEELGALRELAARLGVTRAVTFHGRVSEEHKQELLARAWLTVVPSVAEGWGLAVIEANELGTPAVAYDVPGLRDAVRHGLNGWLLPTEAPLAQGIGEALDELSEPAARERKAARCRAWADRFSWDRSAEKLAGVVLEEMRRVRRHRRSRRRPSDLTVVGSFRAVDADAMERALARSLRQTDTWSRQGDAFRLLLHGCDEVRALDALSRIDVNEPELTLASRQDVLVDGGEAPA, from the coding sequence ATGACCGCACTCGACCAACTCGCCCATGCCGACGTCCTCTTCCTCAACTGGCGCGATCCCTCGCACCCGCAGGCCGGCGGCGCCGAGGCGTACTGCTTCGAAATCGCCCGACGGTTCTCCGACGCAGGTGCGCATCTCACTCTCTTCTCGGCGCGGCACCCCGGCTCCGCGCCGAGCTCCCGGTGGCAGGGCATGCGGATCGTGCGGGGCGGCGGCACCTTCGGCGTGTACCCGGCCGCGGCCCGGCACCTGTTGAGTCACCGGCACGCGTACGACGCCGTCGTCGACTTCCAGAACGGCATCCCGTTCTTCTCACCGCTCTTCACACCCCGGTGGACCGCCGGCATCTGCGTCATCCACCACGTCCACCAGGACCAGTTCGACCTGCGCTTCCAGTGGCCGCTGAACGTGGCCGGCCGGCTGATGGAGAAACAGCTCAGCCGACGGGTCTACCGCGGGCGCCCGATGGTCGTCGTGTCCCCTTCGACCCGGGAGTGCACCCGCAGGGAACTCGGCTTCGAGAACCCGATCTACATCGTGCCGAACGGGAGCCCGCACCTGGCCCCGCCCCCGATCACGCGCAGCGCGACGCCGTCCCTGGCGGTCGTCAGCCGCCTCGTCCCGCAGAAGCGCGTGGACCTGCTGATCGGCGCCCTGCCCGAACTGCTGCGTCGGCACCCGGACATCCGGCTCGACGTCGGCGGCGCCGGCGAAGAGCTCGGCGCCCTTCGCGAACTGGCCGCGCGGCTCGGCGTGACGCGGGCGGTCACCTTCCACGGCCGGGTCAGCGAGGAACACAAGCAGGAACTGCTGGCCCGCGCCTGGCTCACCGTCGTGCCGTCGGTGGCCGAGGGCTGGGGCCTCGCCGTCATCGAGGCGAACGAACTCGGCACGCCCGCCGTCGCCTACGACGTGCCTGGACTGCGCGATGCCGTCCGGCACGGCCTCAACGGCTGGCTGCTGCCCACCGAAGCCCCCCTCGCGCAAGGCATCGGCGAGGCCCTGGACGAACTGAGCGAGCCCGCCGCGCGCGAGCGCAAGGCGGCCCGCTGCCGGGCCTGGGCCGACCGGTTCTCCTGGGACCGGAGCGCCGAGAAGCTGGCCGGCGTCGTCCTGGAGGAGATGCGCCGCGTCCGGCGGCACCGCCGTTCGCGCCGGCGCCCCAGCGACCTCACCGTCGTCGGCAGCTTCCGTGCGGTCGACGCCGACGCCATGGAACGGGCCCTCGCGCGCTCCCTGCGACAGACGGACACATGGTCCCGGCAGGGTGACGCCTTCCGGCTTCTGCTGCACGGCTGCGACGAGGTACGCGCCCTCGACGCGTTGAGCAGAATCGACGTCAACGAGCCCGAACTCACCCTGGCCAGCAGGCAGGACGTGCTGGTGGACGGCGGGGAGGCACCCGCATGA
- a CDS encoding glycosyltransferase: MTLTPTTHAGVIGRPDEPPAPDRTDLPRTDVPHAPTRPPVDLELIIPAFNEERRLPATVAATVGFLAQRPWSSAVVVVDNDSADCTLEVLAPFRDQPVTVYVIGCSDHGKGAAVRRGIATSAARYVGFADADNATPIATLDPVMSLLQEGHTAVIASRRAPGAHYEIEQSALRRCGGWLFRRLASRTLPGVADTQCGFKFFDGPHVRSVLDQCRIDGFAFDVEILARLVHRGDDVVEVPVDWSDVPGSTFSARRDGLRSMTDLLRISGFR; encoded by the coding sequence ATGACCCTCACCCCCACCACGCATGCCGGTGTCATCGGCCGTCCCGACGAACCCCCCGCCCCGGATCGCACGGACCTCCCGCGCACCGACGTCCCCCATGCCCCGACCCGTCCCCCGGTCGACCTCGAACTGATCATTCCGGCTTTCAACGAAGAGCGGCGACTGCCCGCGACCGTCGCCGCCACCGTCGGCTTCCTGGCCCAACGGCCCTGGTCGTCCGCGGTCGTCGTGGTCGACAACGACAGCGCCGACTGCACGCTCGAAGTACTCGCTCCGTTCCGGGACCAACCCGTCACGGTGTACGTGATCGGGTGCAGCGACCACGGCAAAGGCGCCGCCGTACGGCGGGGCATCGCCACCTCCGCCGCGCGGTACGTCGGCTTCGCCGATGCCGACAACGCGACCCCCATCGCCACCCTCGACCCGGTGATGAGCCTGCTGCAGGAGGGCCACACCGCGGTCATCGCGTCCCGCCGCGCGCCGGGCGCCCACTACGAGATCGAGCAGTCCGCCCTGCGCAGGTGCGGTGGCTGGCTGTTCCGGCGACTGGCGAGCCGCACCCTGCCGGGCGTCGCCGACACCCAGTGCGGCTTCAAGTTCTTCGACGGCCCGCACGTCCGCTCCGTCCTCGACCAGTGCCGCATCGACGGCTTCGCCTTCGACGTGGAGATCCTCGCTCGCCTCGTCCATCGGGGCGACGACGTGGTCGAAGTGCCGGTGGACTGGTCGGACGTACCTGGTTCGACGTTCTCGGCACGGCGCGACGGACTGCGCTCCATGACCGACCTTCTTCGTATCTCTGGCTTCAGGTGA
- a CDS encoding glycosyltransferase: MIALREPGADLSWLAGQVPACVGEVILVGAPAGRVPDLPPMGTGPAPRLVELPVSGPEALLHTGLTAATGDFLVLIEADGSMSPLEIPHYLHYLESGFDFVKASRFIAGGSPAGYPLVRRLGHRFLLTVARFLYGQRLTDLWYGFCAFRRGFVTLLDPSGDGMELDVEVVTHALHYGLRIAEVPSRELPRRDRRSRRHTLHEGARILQALIAGRPRSALLRLVAVSNRTS; the protein is encoded by the coding sequence GTGATTGCCCTGAGGGAGCCGGGTGCGGACCTTTCCTGGCTCGCCGGGCAGGTACCGGCATGTGTCGGAGAGGTGATTCTCGTCGGGGCGCCCGCCGGGCGTGTGCCCGATCTGCCGCCGATGGGCACCGGACCCGCACCGCGCCTGGTGGAGCTCCCCGTGAGCGGCCCGGAGGCCCTGCTGCACACCGGCCTGACGGCCGCGACCGGCGACTTCCTCGTGCTGATCGAGGCAGACGGAAGCATGTCGCCCCTGGAGATCCCGCACTATCTGCACTACCTGGAGAGCGGTTTCGACTTCGTCAAGGCGTCGCGATTCATCGCCGGGGGCAGCCCGGCGGGATATCCCCTGGTCCGCAGACTGGGCCATCGATTCCTGCTGACGGTGGCACGTTTTCTCTACGGGCAGCGACTGACCGATCTCTGGTACGGATTCTGCGCGTTCCGGCGCGGGTTCGTCACTCTGCTCGATCCGAGCGGCGACGGAATGGAACTGGACGTGGAGGTCGTGACGCACGCCCTGCACTACGGACTCCGCATTGCGGAAGTACCGAGCCGGGAACTTCCGCGCCGCGACCGCAGGAGCCGTCGGCATACGCTCCACGAAGGGGCCCGGATTCTGCAGGCCCTGATCGCGGGGCGCCCGCGTAGCGCACTGTTGCGTCTGGTCGCCGTTTCGAACAGGACCAGTTGA
- a CDS encoding dihydrofolate reductase family protein: protein MRLVLQEFLSLDGVSQGPGSPDEDRSDGFTRGGWFVPHMDEQFERQAGTWLGRADAFLFGRRTYVNFARDWPKMTEHPFAGTLNGLPKYVASHSLVKAEWDPTTILSGDVPAQVAELKRQPGRELQIHGSARLAHSLLAAGLIDELRLAIAPVVVGTGRRLFPDGGTPAGLRLLSNDTTPGGLAIHVYESTGLPEYGTYGAA, encoded by the coding sequence ATGAGATTGGTACTGCAGGAGTTCCTGTCGCTGGACGGCGTCTCCCAGGGCCCGGGCTCCCCGGACGAGGACAGGAGCGACGGGTTCACCCGGGGCGGCTGGTTCGTGCCGCACATGGACGAGCAGTTCGAACGCCAGGCCGGCACCTGGCTCGGCAGAGCGGATGCGTTCCTGTTCGGCCGCCGCACCTACGTGAACTTCGCACGGGACTGGCCGAAGATGACCGAGCACCCGTTCGCCGGCACCCTGAACGGCCTGCCGAAGTACGTCGCCTCCCACAGCCTGGTCAAGGCCGAGTGGGACCCGACCACGATCCTGTCCGGCGATGTCCCTGCCCAGGTCGCCGAATTGAAGCGGCAGCCCGGCCGCGAGCTGCAGATCCACGGCAGCGCCCGGCTGGCCCATTCCCTGTTGGCCGCCGGCCTGATCGACGAACTGCGGCTGGCGATCGCCCCGGTGGTCGTGGGCACGGGTCGCCGTCTGTTCCCGGACGGCGGTACCCCGGCCGGACTGCGACTCCTGAGCAATGACACGACACCGGGTGGACTCGCGATTCACGTATACGAATCGACAGGGCTTCCGGAGTACGGGACGTACGGAGCCGCGTAG
- a CDS encoding NAD-dependent protein deacetylase has product MRMRPTLSWAPTEDLSPGTTDLKPVADALSAGGVLVLSGAGISTESGIPDYRGEGGSLSRHTPMTYQEFTASARARRRYWARSHLGWRTFGRARPNAGHRAVAAFGRHGLLSGVITQNVDGLHRAAGSEGAVELHGSLDRVVCLSCGAFTLRRELARQLEAANEGFGPVAAAINPDGDADLTDEQVGDFRVVSCTVCDGILKPDVVFFGEAVPPQRVEHCRALVRGAASLLVLGSSLTVMSGLRFVRQAAQDGKPVLIVNRDPTRGDRHSVTRVALPLGTALTTVAGRLGIPVDDGTAGSP; this is encoded by the coding sequence ATGCGTATGCGCCCCACTCTGAGCTGGGCCCCTACCGAGGACCTGTCGCCGGGCACCACGGATCTGAAGCCGGTCGCCGATGCGCTGAGCGCCGGCGGTGTGCTGGTGCTCAGCGGGGCGGGCATCTCCACGGAGTCGGGTATCCCCGACTACCGGGGCGAGGGCGGGAGCCTGAGCCGGCACACCCCGATGACCTACCAGGAGTTCACCGCGAGTGCCCGGGCCCGGCGCCGGTACTGGGCGCGCAGTCACCTGGGCTGGCGCACCTTCGGCCGCGCCCGCCCCAACGCCGGGCACCGGGCCGTGGCAGCGTTCGGGCGGCACGGCCTGCTCTCGGGTGTGATCACCCAGAACGTCGACGGCCTGCACCGGGCCGCCGGCAGCGAGGGCGCCGTGGAACTCCACGGAAGCCTGGACCGGGTCGTCTGCCTTTCCTGCGGCGCCTTCACCTTGCGCCGCGAACTCGCGCGCCAACTGGAGGCGGCCAATGAGGGCTTCGGGCCGGTGGCCGCCGCGATCAACCCGGACGGCGACGCCGACCTGACCGACGAGCAGGTCGGTGACTTCCGCGTGGTGTCCTGCACGGTGTGCGACGGCATCCTCAAACCGGACGTGGTGTTCTTCGGCGAAGCCGTGCCCCCGCAGCGGGTCGAGCACTGCCGCGCACTGGTCCGTGGGGCGGCCTCTCTGCTGGTCCTCGGCTCCTCACTGACGGTGATGTCCGGCCTTCGGTTCGTCCGCCAGGCGGCACAGGACGGAAAGCCGGTGCTGATCGTCAACCGGGACCCGACCCGGGGCGACCGTCACTCCGTGACCCGTGTCGCGCTCCCGCTGGGAACGGCCCTCACCACCGTGGCCGGCCGCCTGGGCATCCCCGTCGACGACGGGACGGCAGGGTCTCCATAA
- a CDS encoding Lrp/AsnC family transcriptional regulator, translating into MQEKSNRPTSAPGSVTGFEEIDLALVDALQTDPRAAWSRIGPAIGVDATTAARRWARLESAGLAWVTAYAGPATATVGYVELICRPRQLAELSERLTALPWVISVEHVVGDFDLFLTVAAADLPALGRRVGSDIAVLPGVRSTRTRLGIRLYQEGSGWKVRALEPAGRARLTGPHTVAGPAGSKVGRPFPFGPRTDAGPELLAALGADGRAGWAELAARSGLSESTVRRRLTHELREREILLRCDLAQQLAGWPAIATYRAVVPHGELDAIGGALARLPQTRLCASVTGSCNLLFSVWLRGLDGITALESLLDERFPRLAVQDRTVTLRTAKRMGRVLDDSGRAIGHVPVGL; encoded by the coding sequence TTGCAGGAAAAGAGCAACAGACCGACTTCCGCGCCGGGATCCGTCACGGGCTTCGAGGAGATCGACCTCGCGCTCGTCGACGCGCTGCAGACCGATCCGCGCGCCGCCTGGTCCCGGATCGGTCCGGCCATCGGGGTCGACGCGACGACCGCGGCCCGGCGCTGGGCGCGGCTGGAGAGCGCGGGCCTGGCCTGGGTCACGGCGTACGCGGGACCCGCGACCGCGACCGTCGGCTATGTCGAGCTCATCTGCCGGCCACGGCAGCTGGCGGAGTTGAGCGAGCGGCTCACCGCCCTGCCGTGGGTGATCAGCGTCGAGCACGTGGTCGGCGACTTCGACCTGTTCCTGACGGTGGCCGCCGCGGACCTGCCCGCGCTCGGCCGCCGCGTCGGCAGCGACATCGCCGTACTGCCCGGTGTGCGTTCCACCCGCACCCGGCTCGGCATCCGGCTCTACCAGGAGGGCAGCGGCTGGAAGGTGCGCGCCCTGGAACCGGCGGGCCGCGCCCGGCTCACCGGGCCGCACACGGTCGCAGGACCCGCCGGCAGCAAGGTCGGCCGGCCCTTCCCGTTCGGGCCTCGTACCGATGCCGGCCCGGAGCTGCTCGCGGCCCTCGGCGCCGACGGCCGCGCGGGCTGGGCCGAGCTCGCCGCCCGCAGCGGCCTGAGCGAGTCCACCGTGCGCCGCCGGCTCACCCACGAGCTGCGGGAACGCGAGATCCTGCTCCGCTGCGACCTGGCCCAGCAGCTGGCCGGGTGGCCGGCGATCGCCACGTACCGTGCGGTCGTGCCGCACGGAGAGCTCGACGCCATCGGCGGGGCGCTCGCGCGACTGCCGCAGACCCGGCTGTGCGCCTCGGTCACCGGCTCCTGCAATCTGCTGTTCTCCGTCTGGCTGCGCGGTCTCGACGGGATCACGGCACTGGAGTCACTGCTCGACGAGCGCTTCCCCCGGCTCGCCGTCCAGGACCGGACCGTCACCCTGCGCACGGCCAAGCGCATGGGCCGCGTCCTGGACGACAGCGGTCGCGCGATCGGGCACGTGCCCGTGGGGCTCTGA